DNA from Brachyspira aalborgi:
GATGCCTTCTTTTATATTTTTAACTTTTTTAGCGATATAAAATCCAGCTCCAGCGTTCATACAAACGGCTTTTCTTTTAGCTCCATTATCTTTGAGATTAAAAATATTTCTTATAATTTCCGCATTTTCTTTTACGCTTCCGCCTTCAAGTTCTTTTTTATCGCAAAAATCGTATCCAAAATCTTTAGGCGATATCGTATAAGATTTTAAATTTTCTTTATCTAAAATTTCGCATACTTTAGTTTCAGACGACATTGATATTTCGTCTATTTTATCCGTTCCGTAAACTACCATTCCTCTTTTAACTCCCAAATTCTGCATAACTTTTGCAAGAGGTTCGATTAATGATTCGTCATAAACTCCCATAAGTTCTATATTAGCTCCAGCTGGATTTGATAAAGGTCCTAATATATTAAAAACCGTTCTTATTCCAAGTTCTTTTCTAACGGGAGCGACATATTTCATAGCTATATGATAATTTTGAGCGAATAAAAAACATATATTTATTTTTGAAAGAATTTCGCGACTCTTTTCGGGTGAAATATTTATACTAATTCCCAATTCTTCCAAAACATCCGCAGCGCCGCATTTTGAAGACGCCGCTCTATTTCCATGTTTTGCAACCGCAACTCCTCCCGCAGCTATAACTATTGCAGACGCCGTAGAAATATTAAAAGAGTTAGAATTGTCTCCGCCAGTGCCGACTATTTCAAGAACTTCCATATTATGCAAAAGTTTTATGCAATTCTCTCTCATTCCCGCAGCCGAACCCGTTATTTCCTCAATAGTTTCGCCTTTCATTGAAAGCGCAGTTAAATACGAAGACATTTGAACGACTGTAGCTTTTCCAGACATTATCTCATTCATTACCTCTTTGGCTTCCTCGTAATTTAAATTTTCTTTTTTAGATAATTTTAAAATTGCTTCTTTAATCATATTATAACCTCGTATAAATTTTTTATAATATTAAATCCGTCTTTAGTCATAACCGATTCGGGATGAAATTGCACTCCGTATATCGGATATTCTTTATGCTCTATAGACATTATTTCTTTATCTTCTATTGAAAAAGAAGTTACTTTTAAACAATCGGGCATGCTCTCTCTGACGGCTGACAGAGAATGATACCTTGCAACCTCGATTTGTTTAGGAAGATTTTTAAATAAAATAGAATTATTAGAAAGTTCAATAATCGAAGTTTTTCCATGCATCAACTTTTTTGCATAACTAACTTCCGCTCCGAAAGATTTGCATATTGCCTGATGTCCCAAACAAACTCCAAATATTATGGGATTTATTTTACTTTTATTATCTTTATCAATATAGAAATATTTTATAATATCTATGCATATTCCCGCATCTTCGGGTTTTCCAGGTCCGGGCGATATTATTATAATATTTGGATTTAACTTTTCTATTTCTTTAAAATCTTCCGTTTTATATTCATCATTTCTTACAACCTTTATATTTTTATCAAATTGTCCTATAAGTTGATAAAGATTATAAGAAAAACTATCGTAATTGTCTATTAATAAAGTCATAATTCCATCTCCGCCATTTTAGCAGCTTTTAATACCGCAGCCGCTTTATTTATGCATTCTATATATTCCTTTTCGCCTACGCTGTCGTAAACTATTCCCGCTCCCGCTCTTATGCATATTTCGTCTTCTTTTTTATATATTAATCTTATTCCTATACAAGTGTCCATATTGCCCGAAAAATCAATATAACCGATAGCGCCTCCGTAAATTCCTCTGCATATTCCTTCAAGTTCGTTTATTATCTCGCAAGCTCTTATTTTTGGAGCGCCCGATAAAGTTCCCGCTGGAAGT
Protein-coding regions in this window:
- the trpD gene encoding anthranilate phosphoribosyltransferase — encoded protein: MIKEAILKLSKKENLNYEEAKEVMNEIMSGKATVVQMSSYLTALSMKGETIEEITGSAAGMRENCIKLLHNMEVLEIVGTGGDNSNSFNISTASAIVIAAGGVAVAKHGNRAASSKCGAADVLEELGISINISPEKSREILSKINICFLFAQNYHIAMKYVAPVRKELGIRTVFNILGPLSNPAGANIELMGVYDESLIEPLAKVMQNLGVKRGMVVYGTDKIDEISMSSETKVCEILDKENLKSYTISPKDFGYDFCDKKELEGGSVKENAEIIRNIFNLKDNGAKRKAVCMNAGAGFYIAKKVKNIKEGIQMAENLIDEKKAFEKLEDFIKESNS
- a CDS encoding anthranilate synthase component II, which translates into the protein MTLLIDNYDSFSYNLYQLIGQFDKNIKVVRNDEYKTEDFKEIEKLNPNIIIISPGPGKPEDAGICIDIIKYFYIDKDNKSKINPIIFGVCLGHQAICKSFGAEVSYAKKLMHGKTSIIELSNNSILFKNLPKQIEVARYHSLSAVRESMPDCLKVTSFSIEDKEIMSIEHKEYPIYGVQFHPESVMTKDGFNIIKNLYEVII